From a region of the Drosophila virilis strain 15010-1051.87 chromosome 3, Dvir_AGI_RSII-ME, whole genome shotgun sequence genome:
- the caps gene encoding LOW QUALITY PROTEIN: leucine-rich repeats and immunoglobulin-like domains protein 1 (The sequence of the model RefSeq protein was modified relative to this genomic sequence to represent the inferred CDS: substituted 2 bases at 2 genomic stop codons), translating to MSRRGSSAMAAAITMSPSSLLSLLLLLLPTLLGLLVPTNGLANCPNGCECDDETLKVNCGVGTLDVLPIALNPSIQRLVIKNNKLKTIDSSMQFYSQLQFLDLSYNDMVTIPERSFAYHAKLLELHLNHNKIGQVTNKTFTGLTTITVLNLRGNLIAELEYRTFSPMVKLVELNLGQNRISHIDPHALDGLINLSILYLDDNTLTTVPSELTFQALPGLAELYLGTNSFMTIPAGAFQDLKALTRLDLRGAGLHNISADALKGLEGIRFLDLSDNRLQVVPSAALQRLARLEELSLGQNDFEVIATGAFVGLRELRQLEITGAQRLRRVESGAFTDNTNLEHLNLSANKQLNELHANTVGGFPHLSTVILKENHLSSLSESLFPWSDLQTLDLSDNPFVCDCQLMWLRNLLISRNGSNQYAPVICSYPANLRDLPLTQLAEPLLGCTHGTGNKQAIIGIMVVACAALITTLALIIYTCRRRIREMLKGHSALGRKEREYQKTFSDEEYMTRPPPGCGGVHPASGYPCPSGINSSQYLGSRSIPVTELXLEAPPPPQLRGRGGAPSSHNGPMASTTSGTPLQQLQVPSAVDASHAPFAQLSHIHYMTNNPQSAATTTATTTPRSHHSQQDMRLLANGGGKVLGLNASLPRHMAGRQCGVQESTLSHYSQPLANGHAGIRLTQDHFNHNGIGGGAGVYAKPCDAMAEAGYIHNNSHYSLPLDHDMPPSPTPTPPPPALPLRNGMGMALVHGNTTGRRSFNSNNNNVATLSNNNHNGVGGGAVLVNGNYNTNGSNNNNNGSLRRYHXYTLKSCGTLGRTKPQQRGGDIEMYHFYKG from the coding sequence ATGAGCAGACGAGGGTCGTCGGCAATGGCAGCGGCAATTACCATGTCGCCGTCAtcgttgctgtcgctgttgctgctgctgctgcctacATTGCTGGGGCTGCTCGTGCCGACAAATGGCCTGGCAAATTGTCCAAATGGCTGTGAATGCGATGACGAAACTCTGAAAGTCAACTGCGGTGTGGGCACGCTCGATGTGCTGCCCATCGCACTGAACCCGTCTATACAGCGGCTGGTCATTAAGAACAACAAGCTAAAGACCATCGACTCATCGATGCAGTTCTATTCACAGCTGCAATTCCTTGATTTATCCTACAATGATATGGTTACGATACCGGAACGCTCGTTCGCCTACCATGCCAAGCTGCTGGAGCTGCATCTGAATCATAATAAGATTGGGCAAGTGACGAACAAAACCTTTACGGGCCTAACCACAATTACTGTGCTCAATCTGAGGGGTAATCTGATTGCCGAACTGGAGTACCGCACTTTCTCGCCCATGGTTAAATTGGTGGAGCTCAATCTTGGCCAGAATCGCATCAGTCACATTGATCCGCATGCTCTGGACGGACTGATTAATTTGAGCATATTGTATTTGGATGATAATACACTCACTACGGTGCCATCGGAGCTGACATTCCAAGCGCTGCCCGGCCTGGCGGAACTTTATTTGGGCACCAATTCATTTATGACTATTCCGGCGGGCGCTTTTCAGGATCTCAAGGCCCTGACGCGCCTTGACTTGCGTGGCGCGGGACTGCATAACATATCGGCCGATGCCCTGAAGGGTCTAGAGGGCATACGTTTTCTGGATCTCTCTGACAATCGCTTGCAAGTCGTGCCCTCGGCTGCTCTGCAGCGTCTGGCCCGTCTGGAGGAGTTGTCGTTAGGCCAAAATGACTTTGAGGTGATCGCAACTGGCGCCTTTGTGGGTTTGCGTGAGCTGCGCCAACTGGAGATTACAGGAGCTCAGCGCTTGCGCCGAGTCGAGAGCGGCGCCTTCACGGACAACACAAATCTGGAGCATTTGAATCTCTCGGCTAACAAGCAGCTCAATGAGCTGCATGCGAACACCGTGGGCGGTTTCCCACACCTCAGCACGGTAATCTTGAAGGAGAATCATCTGAGTTCCCTCTCGGAGAGTCTTTTTCCCTGGTCGGACTTGCAAACGCTGGATCTGTCGGATAACCCGTTCGTCTGCGACTGCCAGCTGATGTGGCTGCGTAATTTGCTCATCAGTAGGAATGGCAGCAATCAGTATGCTCCCGTCATCTGCTCCTATCCAGCTAATTTGAGGGATCTACCGCTGACACAGCTTGCAGAGCCGCTGCTGGGCTGCACCCACGGCACGGGCAACAAGCAGGCCATTATTGGCATCATGGTCGTCGCCTGTGCGGCGCTGATAACCACCTTGGCACTGATAATCTATACGTGTCGTCGTCGTATACGCGAAATGCTTAAGGGCCACTCGGCGCTGGGGCGCAAGGAACGCGAGTATCAGAAAACCTTTTCGGATGAGGAGTACATGACGCGACCGCCGCCTGGTTGCGGTGGTGTGCATCCTGCTTCGGGATATCCCTGCCCTAGTGGCATCAATTCATCGCAATATTTGGGCAGCCGGTCGATACCAGTCACAGAGCTATAGCTAGAAGCTCCACCCCCACCTCAGCTGCGGGGTCGGGGTGGTGCCCCCTCCAGTCATAACGGTCCAATGGCATCCACAACCTCAGGAacgccgctgcagcagctgcaggtgcCCAGTGCTGTTGATGCGTCGCATGCCCCCTTCGCCCAACTCAGCCACATCCACTACATGACCAACAATCCGCAgtcagcggcaacaacaacagcaacaacaacaccccGCTCTCATCACTCGCAACAGGACATGCGACTGCTGGCCAATGGCGGCGGCAAGGTACTCGGCCTAAATGCCTCCCTGCCCCGACACATGGCAGGACGTCAGTGCGGTGTGCAGGAAAGCACCCTGTCCCATTACAGTCAACCACTTGCCAATGGCCATGCCGGCATACGCCTCACCCAGGATCACTTCAATCACAATGGCATCGGCGGCGGAGCCGGCGTCTATGCCAAACCCTGTGATGCGATGGCCGAAGCTGGATATATACACAACAATTCGCACTATTCGTTGCCGCTGGATCATGATATGCCGCCCAGTCCGACACCcacaccgccgccgccagcgctGCCGTTGCGCAATGGCATGGGCATGGCTCTGGTGCATGGCAATACGACTGGCAGGCGTTCCtttaatagcaacaacaataacgtgGCAACTCTCTCAAACAACAATCACAATGGCGTCGGCGGCGGTGCAGTGTTGGTCAATGGCAATTACAACaccaacggcagcaacaacaacaataatggcaGCCTGCGTCGCTATCACTGATATACGCTTAAATCGTGCGGCACATTGGGCCGCACCAAGCCGCAGCAGCGGGGCGGGGATATTGAAATGTACCACTTCTACAAGGGCTGA
- the LOC6624134 gene encoding uncharacterized protein, with amino-acid sequence MMTSLSLYSLIVMLGIVFGQEDKITGKTFYPTGFLAAGIGFLPDLQQSAPKEQVFLPNGQQFPPYTPKFPPNGRELIPYGSQIPSSGREFPSNGQQTPNNGEQSPSNAQQITTKQTCLPREWAANCPTSPLPFKANMTPVLINYILTLHNYLRSSSLLGRGAPPKVLPLRWNADLATLAEGNIMQCKVVHDECASVKYKRSAQNIALSSYTGNLNARSDNELVKSCLHSWWNEYKASNYQNVGHGKHIAVGCAASRFFQNNEHKFLFACNYATTDSDGNLEIADGQRNANAMSIFS; translated from the exons ATGATGACTAGTTTATCGCTATACTCACTTATCGTGATGCTGGGGATAGTTTTTGGACAGGAGGATAAAATTACCGGAAAAACTTTTTACCCCACCGGATTTTTAGCCGCCGGAATAGGGTTCCTACCCGATTTACAACAGTCTGCACCCAAAGAACAAGTGTTCCTCCCCAACGGACAACAGTTCCCTCCTTACACCCCAAAGTTCCCTCCTAACGGCAGGGAGTTGATTCCCTACGGCTCACAGATCCCTTCTAGCGGCAGAGAGTTCCCTTCCAACGGACAACAGACCCCTAACAATGGAGAACAGTCACCTTCCAACGCCCAACAGATCACCACCAAGCAGACCTGTCTACCCAGG gaaTGGGCCGCCAACTGCCCGACTTCTCCGCTGCCCTTTAAGGCTAACATGACTCCAGTCTTGATTAATTATATTCTGACCTTACACAACTACCTACGTAGTTCATCATTGTTGGGACGAGGTGCACCTCCAAAGGTGCTCCCGCTTCGCTGGAACGCAGATCTGGCCACTTTAGCGGAAGGTAATATTATGCAGTGCAAGGTGGTCCATGATGAATGTGCGTCTGTGAAGTACAAGAGGTCCGCACAGAACATAGCGCTAAGTAGCTACACCGGAAATTTGAATGCACGATCGGATAACGAGTTGGTAAAGTCGTGTCTTCATTCGTGGTGGAACGAGTACAAAGCTAGCAACTATCAGAATGTGGGACACGGCAAACATATCGCAGTGGGCTGTGCTGCTTCCAGATTCTTTCAAAATAATGAGCATAAGTTCCTGTTTGCCTGCAATTATGCTACGACCGATTCAGACGGAAATCTAGAGATCGCTGATGGCCAAAGGAACGCTAATGCCATGAGTATATTTTCCTAA